In one window of Niallia sp. Man26 DNA:
- a CDS encoding pentapeptide repeat-containing protein, whose amino-acid sequence MKIAAPKISLELPAKNFSDIYYEEDPILEMCTITNSDFTYESLNRVRLDKALIKNCKFTNTDFSNISITDVVFENCDFSNANLSGSSIHRVEFTNCKLLGTTFPESSLGNVKFNNSILNLAAFGHSKLEKVVFQEAALKNSDFYECKLKKVEFELCDLDGANFEQTPLKGIDISSSSFESLIVSIDNLNGCTVSTHQAIQFSALMGLVVKD is encoded by the coding sequence ATGAAGATTGCAGCACCTAAAATCTCACTAGAATTACCTGCGAAGAATTTTAGTGATATTTATTATGAGGAAGATCCCATATTGGAAATGTGTACAATAACAAACTCAGATTTTACATATGAGTCCTTAAACAGGGTTCGGCTAGACAAGGCTTTAATAAAGAATTGTAAGTTCACTAACACTGATTTTAGTAATATCTCTATTACGGATGTTGTGTTTGAGAATTGTGATTTCTCCAATGCTAATTTAAGTGGATCCTCTATCCATAGAGTTGAATTTACTAACTGCAAATTATTAGGAACCACGTTTCCAGAGTCTAGTCTTGGTAATGTGAAATTTAATAATAGCATATTAAATTTGGCTGCATTTGGGCATTCGAAACTTGAGAAAGTAGTATTTCAAGAAGCCGCTCTAAAGAATAGTGATTTTTATGAATGTAAACTTAAAAAGGTAGAGTTTGAATTATGTGACCTTGATGGTGCGAATTTTGAACAAACACCTCTTAAAGGGATAGACATTAGTTCGTCTAGTTTTGAATCGCTTATCGTCTCCATTGATAATTTAAATGGTTGTACCGTTTCTACTCATCAAGCTATTCAATTTTCTGCCTTAATGGGACTAGTTGTAAAAGATTAA
- a CDS encoding DUF5412 family protein, which produces MLNIIGFLLSILTILLLIVSFIYLIIYFLNKKHFPKKLLLVTLTSSLLFIGVLLYGIYFFSFDNINKDYTQKGPGPLSSPTEKYTANAFYELYGGAAGGVNVWIEVTNNEENKVKTIYYSDAKSTFSMHWKDEDTLYIVNNDPEYPNSNRSIELEVDKEIYHENGLACTSWLMKDEFEQCYQN; this is translated from the coding sequence TTGTTGAATATAATCGGTTTTTTACTATCCATATTGACAATACTCTTGCTAATTGTTTCTTTTATTTATTTAATAATCTACTTTTTGAATAAGAAACATTTTCCCAAAAAGCTACTACTTGTCACTTTGACAAGTTCACTTCTATTTATAGGAGTACTACTATATGGGATTTATTTTTTTTCGTTTGATAATATTAATAAAGATTATACCCAAAAAGGACCTGGACCGTTATCGTCACCCACAGAAAAGTATACAGCTAATGCTTTTTATGAACTATATGGAGGCGCTGCCGGAGGAGTTAATGTATGGATTGAAGTCACTAATAATGAGGAAAATAAAGTGAAAACTATATATTATAGTGATGCAAAATCTACTTTTTCTATGCATTGGAAGGATGAAGATACTTTGTATATTGTAAACAACGATCCTGAATATCCAAATTCAAATAGAAGCATTGAATTAGAAGTTGATAAAGAAATTTATCATGAAAATGGTTTGGCTTGTACTAGTTGGCTCATGAAAGACGAATTTGAGCAATGTTATCAAAATTGA